A DNA window from Fodinibius sp. Rm-B-1B1-1 contains the following coding sequences:
- a CDS encoding 1-acyl-sn-glycerol-3-phosphate acyltransferase, giving the protein MRKNYLWYQFFRYGVMRPALNLFYSDIQVTGRQYIPEHKPVLFVANHQNSFLDALHVVNNTKHFVHFLTRAEAFGNPVLDRFFYSLNMLPVYRARDGFGTIRRNNEIFSDCFDRLYQKDAVLVFAEASHEMVRRVRPLSKGFTRIVFGAEEKYNWELDLQIVPVGINYGDHRKSQRPVHIKFGEAVPSVRYRDDFHEDEREAATKLKVDMAARLKELTLHVPNKQHYALYQLLLDELEPDRSILINPDKVNVRVSEIKQQLNGELVDESQQLLEKAEQHGISIKELVNPPRANLKDLLLSPLYGFSLVNNALPNLLVRWLVDSYLEDEAFESSVKFLVGLLLPVYYLLIGSIFIIGGLSWPWTLGYIITSLITARLFVRARDLLRSMVGEKKKRKQFLNGEGISEKLEKLRDIRKSLFGNTDQKS; this is encoded by the coding sequence ATGCGTAAAAACTATTTGTGGTATCAATTTTTTCGGTATGGGGTCATGCGTCCGGCCCTGAATCTTTTTTATTCTGATATTCAGGTGACGGGTCGGCAGTACATTCCTGAACATAAACCGGTGCTTTTTGTTGCTAACCATCAAAATTCGTTTTTGGATGCCCTGCACGTGGTCAACAACACCAAGCATTTTGTTCATTTTTTAACCCGGGCTGAAGCTTTTGGAAATCCCGTTTTAGATCGTTTTTTCTACTCGTTGAATATGCTACCAGTCTATCGGGCTCGAGATGGCTTTGGGACGATTCGCCGAAATAATGAGATATTTTCCGATTGTTTTGATCGCCTGTATCAAAAGGATGCAGTGCTGGTATTTGCCGAGGCCAGCCATGAAATGGTGCGACGGGTACGTCCGTTGAGCAAAGGATTTACACGGATTGTTTTTGGCGCCGAGGAAAAATATAATTGGGAGTTGGATCTGCAAATTGTACCGGTGGGCATCAACTATGGTGATCATCGAAAGTCACAGCGCCCGGTTCACATCAAGTTTGGAGAGGCGGTACCATCGGTGCGATATCGAGATGATTTCCATGAGGATGAACGTGAGGCTGCTACGAAGTTGAAGGTTGATATGGCTGCGCGATTGAAAGAGCTGACGCTTCATGTTCCCAATAAACAACATTATGCGCTGTACCAGTTATTGTTGGATGAGTTGGAGCCAGATCGCTCGATACTGATAAATCCTGATAAGGTTAATGTGCGGGTATCGGAGATTAAGCAGCAGTTAAACGGGGAATTGGTGGATGAATCGCAACAGTTGTTGGAAAAGGCTGAACAGCATGGTATTAGCATAAAAGAGCTTGTTAATCCGCCGAGAGCTAATCTCAAAGACTTGCTACTAAGTCCACTTTATGGCTTTTCGCTGGTAAATAATGCATTGCCAAATTTGTTGGTTCGTTGGCTGGTGGATAGCTACCTGGAGGATGAGGCTTTTGAGTCGTCTGTAAAATTTTTGGTAGGTCTGCTGCTCCCTGTTTATTATCTGCTGATAGGCTCTATTTTTATTATCGGTGGACTAAGTTGGCCATGGACGCTGGGTTACATTATCACAAGTTTGATAACGGCGCGACTCTTTGTGAGAGCACGGGATTTGCTGAGATCAATGGTGGGAGAAAAAAAGAAACGAAAGCAATTTTTAAACGGGGAAGGGATATCAGAAAAACTGGAGAAACTTAGAGATATCAGGAAGTCTCTTTTTGGAAATACCGATCAGAAAAGTTAA
- a CDS encoding bile acid:sodium symporter family protein, whose amino-acid sequence MGESIDALRLNLDDSGLLVMNISLAVIMFGVALELTVGSFKRIARDPKSTIIGVVSQFLLLPVITYMLVVFFEPHPSMALGMFMVAACPGGNVSNFFSLLAKGNAALSVSMTAIATTTAIVMTPFNFTLWASLYEPTSFILRDIHINLWEVFKIIGLILGLPLVLGMVVRHQKEELAQKISGWIKGFGIIFFAGFVLVAFAMNYENFLSYVHLVIGLVFFHNAFALVGGYGLASVFGLPQKDRKSIAIETGIQNSGLGLLLIFNFFDGLGGMALVAAWWGIWHIVTGLGIGWYWSIGKSALRQVFSNA is encoded by the coding sequence ATGGGTGAATCTATTGATGCCCTTCGGTTAAATTTGGATGACAGCGGTTTGTTAGTGATGAATATTTCACTGGCCGTTATCATGTTTGGGGTGGCCCTGGAGCTTACGGTGGGGAGCTTTAAACGTATTGCCAGGGATCCTAAATCTACGATTATAGGAGTCGTTTCACAGTTTTTATTACTACCGGTTATTACCTATATGCTTGTTGTTTTTTTTGAACCACATCCCAGTATGGCATTGGGGATGTTTATGGTAGCGGCTTGCCCAGGGGGGAATGTGTCTAACTTTTTCTCCTTGCTCGCGAAGGGAAATGCAGCGCTTTCGGTGAGTATGACTGCTATTGCTACGACTACAGCAATTGTAATGACGCCCTTTAACTTTACGCTCTGGGCCAGTTTATATGAACCCACCAGTTTTATTTTGAGAGATATTCATATCAATCTTTGGGAGGTTTTCAAAATTATTGGTTTGATATTAGGGTTACCGCTAGTTTTAGGGATGGTTGTGAGGCATCAAAAGGAGGAATTAGCTCAAAAAATATCCGGATGGATTAAGGGTTTTGGAATCATCTTTTTTGCGGGATTTGTGTTGGTAGCTTTTGCGATGAATTACGAAAACTTTTTGAGTTATGTGCATCTTGTGATCGGCTTGGTCTTTTTTCATAATGCTTTTGCCCTTGTAGGTGGGTATGGGTTAGCTTCGGTATTTGGCCTTCCGCAAAAGGATCGAAAATCGATTGCTATCGAAACGGGTATCCAGAATTCGGGCTTGGGATTGCTACTCATTTTTAACTTTTTTGATGGGCTCGGCGGTATGGCTCTCGTAGCGGCCTGGTGGGGAATCTGGCACATTGTTACGGGCTTAGGCATAGGGTGGTACTGGTCGATAGGGAAATCAGCATTACGACAGGTGTTTAGCAATGCGTAA
- a CDS encoding septum formation initiator family protein, which yields MNFELLNPLRWRKSFLALILGGIVVVWFTFIDTYSIWTRVELNQRKAELKEQKEQLKSETQVLKQKIENLKTDPFLLERIAREEYGMKREGETVYKIREVD from the coding sequence ATGAACTTTGAATTGTTAAATCCATTACGATGGCGAAAATCATTTCTGGCCCTTATTCTGGGCGGCATTGTCGTGGTATGGTTTACATTTATTGATACTTACAGTATCTGGACACGGGTTGAGCTTAATCAGCGGAAAGCCGAACTAAAAGAACAGAAGGAACAGCTTAAAAGCGAAACCCAGGTACTTAAACAGAAAATTGAAAATCTCAAAACAGATCCCTTTCTGTTGGAACGTATTGCACGTGAAGAATATGGTATGAAAAGGGAGGGGGAAACGGTTTATAAAATTAGAGAAGTTGACTAA
- a CDS encoding phospholipase D-like domain-containing protein, whose translation MIPFQLSAQSSAADSSSVEWIKAYFNQPADYSVARLGNMSKSNADLIGTLKSLIESAEHSIDLAIYDLEHPRIGRALVTAAERGLRVRVVTDNYNRTDADEIDSAMWTMLRQADIISIDDDGDVYEADGTIDDNNLTNAGADMHHKFAVIDALSDSPHDDKVWTGSTNLTYTGAYNTNNTIVIKDSDIAAAYLNEFEQMWGDNDETPEPEAAKYHKDKSYVGEHTYFVDDTKVELYFSPQNRSGSKPGIMNRLVEVIKQETQNDLAFQAFAITPSIPLSQTIWKMSATGEIDLNGVIDPLFYYQYKSRGDIWTSREANLTNRMILPANEMRKLHHKVMLIDAKHPDVQDQAITIAGSYNFSKNAEVNNDENLLIIYSDRITNQYYQDFSGVVRRAKREVNVPAPHIDSEKWYPVAEVSDGSRFAITVLPGFEYDVEFLGVDVPRVYAGQDSLDYYANEAEEYLRNLISGGTVRLKSASGDIPASGYGAFQGYVTLKTEQGKIISLNKQLLKQGFGEHEQYYAQHPDSVRAFKRYTREARDNSRGMWKNPEKVGKKLARSELADGEEPSDAFPININTADASLIQLLPGIGPAYSERIIDYRDRNGSFSGVDQLENIKGIGPTTMGKLRPNVVVE comes from the coding sequence TTGATACCCTTCCAATTGTCAGCCCAATCTTCTGCTGCTGACTCCAGTTCGGTAGAGTGGATTAAGGCTTATTTTAATCAACCGGCCGATTATTCGGTTGCCCGGCTGGGGAATATGAGTAAAAGTAATGCCGACCTTATTGGTACTCTTAAATCGCTTATCGAAAGTGCTGAACATAGCATAGATTTAGCTATTTACGATCTGGAGCATCCACGTATTGGTAGGGCACTTGTTACAGCTGCCGAGCGAGGCCTGCGCGTTCGGGTTGTGACGGATAACTATAACCGTACGGATGCCGATGAGATAGATTCTGCGATGTGGACAATGTTACGGCAAGCGGATATTATTTCGATTGATGATGACGGAGATGTGTACGAGGCCGACGGTACTATTGACGACAATAATTTGACTAATGCCGGAGCCGACATGCATCACAAATTTGCGGTTATTGACGCGTTGAGTGACTCCCCGCATGATGATAAGGTATGGACGGGATCAACAAACCTGACGTATACCGGCGCTTATAATACGAATAACACCATTGTTATTAAGGATAGCGACATTGCTGCAGCCTATCTCAATGAGTTTGAACAGATGTGGGGCGATAATGATGAAACGCCCGAGCCGGAAGCAGCTAAATATCACAAAGATAAATCGTATGTCGGCGAACATACTTATTTTGTAGATGATACGAAGGTGGAACTGTATTTTTCGCCTCAAAATCGGTCTGGCAGTAAGCCGGGCATCATGAATCGTTTAGTTGAAGTCATTAAACAGGAAACGCAGAACGATTTAGCCTTTCAAGCTTTTGCAATAACTCCGAGTATTCCGTTGAGTCAAACGATTTGGAAGATGTCGGCAACTGGCGAAATTGACCTCAATGGGGTTATTGACCCCTTGTTTTATTATCAATATAAAAGCCGGGGTGATATTTGGACGTCCCGGGAAGCAAATTTGACGAATCGGATGATTTTGCCGGCCAACGAGATGCGTAAGCTGCATCACAAAGTAATGCTTATCGATGCCAAGCATCCGGATGTACAAGATCAAGCGATTACTATTGCAGGTTCATATAACTTTTCTAAAAATGCCGAGGTTAACAATGATGAAAACTTGCTTATTATCTATTCTGATCGCATTACGAACCAGTACTATCAGGATTTTAGCGGAGTTGTCCGTCGTGCAAAACGAGAGGTTAATGTTCCTGCTCCCCATATAGATTCCGAGAAATGGTATCCGGTAGCCGAAGTTTCGGATGGTAGCCGGTTTGCGATAACGGTGCTTCCGGGTTTTGAGTATGACGTTGAATTCCTGGGTGTAGATGTACCGCGTGTTTATGCCGGGCAAGATTCTTTGGATTATTATGCAAATGAGGCCGAGGAGTATCTTCGTAATTTGATATCGGGTGGAACTGTACGGTTAAAGAGTGCATCAGGGGATATCCCTGCCTCGGGGTATGGAGCCTTTCAAGGGTATGTGACGCTTAAGACCGAGCAGGGTAAAATTATATCCTTAAACAAACAGTTGCTTAAACAAGGATTCGGTGAGCACGAGCAGTATTATGCGCAACATCCCGATTCAGTGAGGGCGTTCAAAAGATATACTCGGGAAGCCAGAGATAATAGCAGGGGAATGTGGAAGAATCCCGAAAAAGTGGGTAAGAAATTGGCGCGGAGTGAATTGGCAGACGGTGAAGAGCCTTCGGATGCATTTCCGATAAATATTAATACGGCAGATGCCTCGTTAATACAGTTGCTGCCGGGAATTGGTCCGGCCTATTCGGAACGTATTATCGACTACCGTGATCGGAATGGTTCTTTTTCGGGAGTGGATCAGCTGGAAAACATCAAAGGTATTGGGCCAACGACAATGGGAAAGCTGCGTCCTAATGTTGTGGTAGAATAA
- a CDS encoding FmdB family zinc ribbon protein has translation MPTYKYKREDGTTFEVRQSINDDALEECPETGQKVKRVISGGGGVVYKGDGFYVTDYKNKENGSKGSSNGSAQSAKASSESSENN, from the coding sequence ATGCCAACATATAAGTATAAACGAGAAGACGGAACCACATTTGAAGTACGACAAAGTATCAATGATGATGCCCTTGAAGAATGTCCCGAGACTGGACAAAAAGTAAAACGCGTGATCAGTGGTGGCGGAGGAGTCGTCTACAAAGGAGACGGTTTTTATGTCACAGATTATAAGAATAAAGAGAATGGCTCCAAGGGTTCTTCCAATGGATCTGCACAATCAGCAAAAGCTTCTTCAGAATCCAGCGAAAACAACTAA
- a CDS encoding YraN family protein — MSNKTTREIGDDGEELAVAYLESKGYTILERNYHFERAEVDIVAYDNEAFIIFVEVKMRSTNRFGEPEEFIDDAKINNVYKAAEAWLYERKMDGAPVRFDVISILQNNNEAPDIKHFEDAFTQR; from the coding sequence ATGAGTAATAAAACCACCCGAGAAATTGGTGATGACGGCGAAGAGCTTGCCGTAGCTTACCTCGAATCCAAGGGCTATACTATTTTAGAGCGAAACTACCATTTTGAACGCGCCGAAGTAGATATTGTCGCCTATGACAACGAGGCCTTTATCATTTTTGTAGAGGTGAAAATGCGATCGACTAATCGTTTTGGTGAGCCGGAAGAATTTATTGATGATGCAAAAATCAATAACGTTTATAAAGCGGCCGAGGCTTGGCTGTATGAACGAAAAATGGATGGTGCTCCTGTTCGTTTTGATGTGATATCCATTCTGCAAAACAATAATGAAGCACCTGATATCAAACACTTTGAAGATGCATTCACGCAGCGTTAA
- a CDS encoding pyridoxal phosphate-dependent aminotransferase — protein sequence MISKRAQSVSPSETLAISAKAKELTRQGKSVVSLSAGEPDFKTPQHICDAAIKAINDGFHGYTMNTGTPGLRESISNKLQRDNQLDYNPSQIVCTNGAKQALGFSMLAMIDEGDEVIIPTPYWVSYPQMVNVAGGTPVTVRTSFENNYRITPEQLEDTITDNTKAIMLCSPSNPTGTCYSADELKALADVLVNYPQVNIISDEIYEYIVFEDQHVGILNVAPELKDRTVLINGFSKGFAMTGWRLGYLAAPQSFADAAAKIQSQETSAPSSISQKAGEAAYRGNLEAVHTMRDAFKERRNFVVDALSNIEGVKCFKPSGAFYVFPDISHYLGTTSSNGTSVESSTDLCMYLIEEHGLAAVPGDAFGEPNGMRLSYASSMEDLEEAIKRLQKGLQNLS from the coding sequence ATGATCTCCAAACGAGCGCAATCTGTTTCTCCCTCCGAAACTCTGGCTATATCTGCAAAAGCAAAAGAATTAACACGGCAAGGCAAATCGGTAGTATCACTCAGCGCCGGCGAACCTGATTTCAAAACACCGCAACACATTTGCGATGCGGCCATAAAAGCGATTAATGATGGCTTTCATGGTTATACGATGAATACCGGCACTCCCGGCCTCCGCGAAAGTATCTCCAATAAACTACAACGGGATAATCAGCTCGATTACAATCCATCACAAATTGTATGTACGAACGGTGCCAAGCAGGCACTTGGGTTTAGCATGCTGGCTATGATTGATGAAGGGGACGAAGTTATTATTCCCACCCCATATTGGGTTTCATACCCACAGATGGTGAATGTTGCAGGTGGCACACCCGTAACAGTTCGGACCTCCTTTGAAAACAATTACCGCATCACGCCAGAGCAACTTGAAGATACCATTACAGATAACACCAAGGCCATCATGCTCTGTTCCCCTTCTAATCCCACGGGCACCTGCTACTCCGCTGATGAACTAAAAGCATTGGCCGATGTATTGGTAAATTATCCACAGGTAAATATTATTTCAGATGAAATTTATGAGTATATCGTTTTTGAGGATCAACATGTCGGTATCCTAAATGTAGCACCCGAACTTAAAGATCGCACCGTACTTATCAATGGGTTTTCTAAAGGATTTGCAATGACCGGTTGGCGATTGGGATATCTGGCTGCACCCCAATCTTTTGCTGATGCTGCAGCAAAGATTCAAAGCCAAGAAACTTCAGCACCATCCAGCATTTCTCAAAAAGCGGGGGAAGCCGCTTACCGTGGCAACCTTGAAGCCGTACATACCATGCGGGATGCTTTTAAAGAACGCCGCAACTTTGTCGTTGATGCATTATCAAATATTGAAGGCGTTAAATGCTTTAAGCCCTCCGGTGCATTCTATGTCTTTCCAGATATTTCTCACTATCTCGGCACAACATCCTCAAATGGTACAAGTGTCGAATCAAGCACCGATCTATGCATGTACCTGATTGAAGAACATGGTCTTGCTGCCGTTCCCGGTGATGCTTTTGGGGAACCCAATGGTATGCGCTTAAGTTATGCTTCTTCGATGGAAGATTTAGAAGAAGCTATTAAGCGACTGCAGAAAGGACTCCAAAACTTGTCATAA